The Flavobacterium sp. 102 genomic interval ATATATTACTTTAGAACATATTGAACCGTTACTGTCAAAATACCCAACGACCATTGTTGGCTATTCTGTTTTAGGAAAACCTCTTTACCAACTTCTATTGGGTTCTGGTAAAACCAAAATCTTCATGTGGTCGCAAATGCACGGCAACGAAGGCACAACGACAAAAGCGTTATTCGATTTCCTTAATTTTCTCCATTCAAATACCAAAGAAAGCGAAGCAATTTTAAACGCGTTTACTTTTTGTTTGTTGCCAATGTTGAATCCTGACGGCGCTGAATTATATACCCGTGAAAACGCCAACAGTATTGATTTAAATCGAGATGCACAAGATTTATCCCAACCGGAAAGCAAAGTGTTGCGTCAGGTTTTTGAAACTTTTCAGCCTGATTATTGCTACAATCTTCATGACCAACGTACCATTTTTGGCGTAGCCGATTCGGGTCATCCTGCGACGGTTTCGTTTTTGGCTCCGGCTTATAATGACTCTCGAGACATAAATGATATTCGCATCAAAGCGATGAATGTTATAGTGGCGATGAATGAAGTATTACAAACTTTGATCCCAAACCAAGTGGGAAGATTTGACGATTCCTTTAATATTAATTGTGTCGGAGATACGTTTCAGTATTTAAAAGTGCCAACTGTTTTGTTTGAAGCCGGACATTTCCCAAATGATTACGAGCGAGAAGAAACCCGGAAATACATTTTTGTCGCCTTAGTGTCTGGAATACAATATTTTTACGAAAACGATATAGTTGACAACAAAAACGATGATTATTTAAAAATTCCGCAAAATAAAGTCGTTTTTTATGATTTTGTTTATAAAAATGTTAAAATAAATTATGATAGTAATGAAAAAATTATCAATTTTGCAGCACAATACAAAGAAGTTCTAAATAAAGGCAAAGTTAGTTTTGAAGCAAGAATTGCTCAAATAGATAATTTAGAAAGTTTTTTTGGTCACATAGTATTTGACGCTCATGGCGAAACGTATCATGATGACGAAACTAATTTTCCGAAAATCGAACAAAAAGCTGATTTTTATTTAGGAAAAAATACAAAAATTGTTAATGGTTTGATAAAAAACTAACAATTAACTTTTTTTATTAGAAAAAATGTATTTTTTTTTGCCGTAGATTTTTAAATAAACCAATAAATAGTTTTTATGAGTAAGTTTCGCTTAGATGAAGTAGACCACCAAATCTTGGATATGTTGATTGACAACACCAGAATTCCATTCACTGATATCGCTAAGAAATTATTAATTTCAGCCGGAACAGTTCACGTAAGAGTGAAGAAAATGGAAGATTCAGGAATCATAATGGGTTCGTCATTGTCTTTGGATTATGAAAAATTAGGATATTCATTCATTGCTTATGTTGGTGTGTTTTTGAATAATACTTCACAAACTAAATTTGTTTTAGAAAGAATCAATGAAATTCCATATGTAACGGTTGCTCACGTAACTACGGGAAAATTCAACATTTTTTGTAAAATCAGAGCAAAAGATACCAAACACGCTAAAGACGTAATCTTTATGATTGACGATATCGAAGGAGTTTACAGAACAGAAACCATGATTTCATTGGAAGAAAGTATCAACGACAAAAAACGTTTGATGCACACTATCTTCCAAGAGTTAGACTAGTCAAAATCAAAAATATATTTAAGACCTCAAGTGAAAGCTTGAGGTTTTTTTATTAATTTAAGCCAAAATTCCTTCGCCATGTACACCTTACCAAAAATCGAGCGTTTCAATCAAAATGTATTGTCTAAGTATCACATTTATAACAGTGTGTTTATCACGCTACCTTTTGATGCTATTGACAACACCGGTGTTTTATTGCCTTTGTTTTCTGAAGTTTGCGACAACGGTTTTAAAAACAATTGGTCACCCAAACAAATCGTAGACTTCTTTGCCGATAAGTATTTAGACAAGGCGACAGAAGAGCAAAAAATAGAGTTAATGTTTCGCTTTATTCAATATGTCGAACGTCAAATAGTATTGTTTGATGCCATAGAAGATGCTGCTTTTCCGATTGTCAATAATTTGGAAGGTCGAGGTTCGTTACGCGATATCAAAGAAAAAACCGAAGCCAAAGACAAGCGCAAAGAACTAATCGATTTTTTAGAAACTTTTAATGTGCGTACGGTTTTGACTGCGCATCCAACTCAGTTTTATCCGGGTTCTGTACTTGGAATTATCACCGACTTGACTGAAGCGGTTCGCGTAAATGATTTGATTAAAATCAAACAACTATTGGCTCAACTCGGGAAAACACCTTTTTTTAAAAAAGAAAAACCAACACCTTTTGACGAAGCGGTAAGCTTAATTTGGTATCTCGAAAATGTGTTTTACCAAACGATAGGAGAGATGATGCAGTATTTGCAAAAGAACATCTTTGAAGGCAATATCATCGAAAATCCGATAATCAATTTAGGCTTTTGGCCAGGTGGTGACAGAGATGGCAATCCGTTTGTAACACCAGAAATCACTGAGAATGTGGCGAAGCGTTTGCGCATTTCAATACTAAAATGTTACTATTTTGACATTCGGATTCTGAGAAGAAAATTGACATTTAATGAAGTCGATAAAATCATAACGAGTTTAGAATTCAAATTATACCGTTCAGTGTTTTATTCTCAAGGCGAAATATTTATCACTTTGGAGGAATTGAAAAATGAACTCAATATTGTCAAACAAATTATCATTGAAAAGCATCAATCGCTGTATTTGGACGAAATAAATTTGCTGTTGCAAAAGATTACGCAGTTTGGTTTTCATTTTGCGTCATTGGACATTCGTCAAAACAGTAAAATTCACAATCAAGTTTTTGATGATATAGTCGGTTTTTTGAAAAGAGAAAAAGAACTCTATTTTCCGGAAAATTTTGATTCAATGTCAGAAAATGATAAAATGGAAGTGGTTTCGAAGTTGAAGTTTGATTTAAACCACCATTTTTTTGAAAACGAATTGACGCGTTCAACATTGGATACCATAAAATTGATGCGAGAAATTCAAAACGATAATGGTGAAAAAGGCTGTAATCGTTATATCATCAGCAATAATGAAAGTGCGTTGAATGTGATTGAAACCTTTGCCATGTTCCGATTATTGGCTTGGGAAAATCCAACGGTGGATATTATTCCGTTGTTTGAATCGGTTGATGATTTGCAAAAAGCCCATGAAATTATGGCACAATTGTACCAGAATGCAGCTTATCGAAATCATTTAAAAGAGCGAAAAGACAAGCAAACTGTCATGCTCGGTTTTTCTGATGGAACCAAAGACGGTGGTTATTTGATGGCGAATTGGAGTATTTTCAAAGCCAAAGAAATGATTACCAAAATCTCACGCGAATACGGAATCAAAGTCATTTTCTTTGACGGTCGTGGCGGTCCGCCGGCGCGTGGTGGTGGCAAAACACATAAGTTTTATGCTTCGTTAGGTTCAACGATTGAAAACCAAGCGATACAAGTTACGGTGCAAGGGCAAACGATTAGTTCTAATTTTGGAACCTTGGATTCTTGTCGTTATAACTTAGAAAATTTGTTGAGTGCCGGAGTCGCGAATCAAATTTTCAACAAAGATGAAAACAATTTGACCGAACCGGAAAAAGCCATTATTGATACTTTGGCGAATTTGGGTTATGAGAAATACATCGACTTTAAAAACCATCCGAAGTTTATTCCCTATTTGGAGCAAATGAGTACGCTGAAATATTACTCTAAAGCCAACATTGGCAGTCGTCCATCAAAGCGAAATACAGATGATAAATTGAACTTTGCCGACTTGCGTGCGATTCCGTTTGTGAGTTCGTGGAGCCAAATGAAACAAAACGTTCCCGGATTTTTTGGGGTTGGCACGGCATTAAAGCATTTTGAAGATGCTGATCGTTGGCAAGAAGTTCAACATTTATACAACAACTCTTTATTCTTTAGAACATTATTGGAAAATACGATGATGTCTTTGGCTAAAAGTAATTTTGCACTAACTGCTTACATGAAAAATGACCCTGAATTTGGAGCATTTTGGCAAATCATTTTTGATGAGTTTTTAGAAACCAAACGACTGCTTTTAAAAATCGCCGGACATACCGAATTGATGCAAAATTATCCCGACGGAAAAGCATCCATTGCGATGCGTGAACAAATCGTTTTGCCTTTATTGACAATCCAACAATATGCTTCTTCACAAATTAATGAGTTGAAAAAGCAACCGACGTTTAGTGAAAAGTTAGTGAATACTTATGAAAAATTGGTGACACGTTCGTTGTTTGGGAATACTAATGCGAGTCGGAATTCGGCTTAAATTTATAATTATTGAAAACTTTAATCATCATGAAAAAATCACAACTTAACACCGATGAATATGCCGCTTATTACGGAACTTACATTGACAATGTAACCGAAGAATACAACTTAGTCGAAGAATTGGAAATCTCAGTTCATCGCTTAGTTAAGTTTGTTCAAAACATTCCGATGGATAAATTTGATTACCGCTACGCCGAAGGCAAATGGACGATAAAAGACATCTTGTTGCATCTTATTGATGCCGAAAGAATTTTTGCTTATCGTGCTTTACGCTTTGCCCGAAATGACGAGACCGCTTTGGCGAGTTTTGACGAAAACACTTATGTAGATGAGGCGCATGCCAACAGTAGAAGTATTCAAGATTTATTGAGCGAAATGTTGGTGGTAAGACAATCGACTTTGGCTTTATTCAAATCTTTTTCGGAAGAACAATTGTTGCGAAGAGGCATTGCTTCAAACAATTTGATGTCGGTTAGAGCTTTAGGATTTACGATTATTGGTCACCAAAATCACCACCAACGGGTCTTTGAAGAAAGATATTTGTAAAAAGCACCAACATTTGTTACAATAAAAAATCCCAAATTCTGAAAGGAACTTGGGATTTTCTTTATTTTGTAATTCTCTTATTCTTCATCGTCTTCATCATCAAGATTGTTGTCTGAATCTTCATAATCATCATCGTCATCATCATCATCTGCATCATCAGAACCACCACCGTCTTTAAGTAAATCTACTTCTTCATCGTCTTCATCAGCTGTAATGGCATCTTCATCATCATCTAATCCTTTTATTGGTTCGATAGGTTCGATTACAGAATCCAAATCGTCTTCTTCATCAAATTTTTCCATTCTACTGGCAAGTTTGGTACTTACTTTAACCAAGTAAATAGTGTCTTCTGTTCGTACTTCAACCGCTTCAATTAACTCATTTTGAGCGTTTCTGAAACGAATAATGTCGGTGTCGTCATAACCTTCAGGAAACTTTTCAACTAATAAATTTAGAATGTCTCCGGTTAGTTTGGCATAGTCTACAATAATTCTTCTCATAAAAAAATCTTTTATAAATCTAGTAAGTAAGCAAAAATTAACGGTGCCACAATGGTAGCATCCGATTCAATGATAAATTTTGGGGTATGAATGTCAAGTTTTCCCCAAGTGATTTTCTCATTTGGGACAGCCCCTGAATAGGAACCGTAACTTGTAGTGGAATCTGAAATTTGGCAAAAATAACTCCAAAACGGAATGTCGTGCATTTCCATGTCTTGGTATAACATTGGTACTACGCAAATTGGAAAATCTCCTGCAATTCCACCACCAATTTGGAAGAAACCAACACCTCTTCCTGAGGAATTTTTAGGATACCAATCGGCTAACCACATCATATATTCAATGCCGCTTTTCATGGTTGTAGGTTTGAACGTGCCTTTGATACAATAAGAAGCAAAAATGTTTCCCATTGTACTGTCTTCCCAACCCGGAACTACAATCGGCAAATTTTTCTCTGCCGCTGCAACCATCCAGGAATCTTTCGGATCAATTTCGTAGTATTGTTTTAATACGCCTGAATTGATCATTTGGTACATGAATTCATGGGGAAAATAACGTTCTCCTTTTGAATCAGCATTGTTCCAAATATCGTATAAATGAGATTGTAATCTTCTAAAAGCTTCTTCTTCCGGAATA includes:
- a CDS encoding M14 metallopeptidase family protein, which codes for MNYLDLHQQYKAESLFGRYITLEHIEPLLSKYPTTIVGYSVLGKPLYQLLLGSGKTKIFMWSQMHGNEGTTTKALFDFLNFLHSNTKESEAILNAFTFCLLPMLNPDGAELYTRENANSIDLNRDAQDLSQPESKVLRQVFETFQPDYCYNLHDQRTIFGVADSGHPATVSFLAPAYNDSRDINDIRIKAMNVIVAMNEVLQTLIPNQVGRFDDSFNINCVGDTFQYLKVPTVLFEAGHFPNDYEREETRKYIFVALVSGIQYFYENDIVDNKNDDYLKIPQNKVVFYDFVYKNVKINYDSNEKIINFAAQYKEVLNKGKVSFEARIAQIDNLESFFGHIVFDAHGETYHDDETNFPKIEQKADFYLGKNTKIVNGLIKN
- a CDS encoding Lrp/AsnC family transcriptional regulator; the encoded protein is MSKFRLDEVDHQILDMLIDNTRIPFTDIAKKLLISAGTVHVRVKKMEDSGIIMGSSLSLDYEKLGYSFIAYVGVFLNNTSQTKFVLERINEIPYVTVAHVTTGKFNIFCKIRAKDTKHAKDVIFMIDDIEGVYRTETMISLEESINDKKRLMHTIFQELD
- a CDS encoding phosphoenolpyruvate carboxylase: MYTLPKIERFNQNVLSKYHIYNSVFITLPFDAIDNTGVLLPLFSEVCDNGFKNNWSPKQIVDFFADKYLDKATEEQKIELMFRFIQYVERQIVLFDAIEDAAFPIVNNLEGRGSLRDIKEKTEAKDKRKELIDFLETFNVRTVLTAHPTQFYPGSVLGIITDLTEAVRVNDLIKIKQLLAQLGKTPFFKKEKPTPFDEAVSLIWYLENVFYQTIGEMMQYLQKNIFEGNIIENPIINLGFWPGGDRDGNPFVTPEITENVAKRLRISILKCYYFDIRILRRKLTFNEVDKIITSLEFKLYRSVFYSQGEIFITLEELKNELNIVKQIIIEKHQSLYLDEINLLLQKITQFGFHFASLDIRQNSKIHNQVFDDIVGFLKREKELYFPENFDSMSENDKMEVVSKLKFDLNHHFFENELTRSTLDTIKLMREIQNDNGEKGCNRYIISNNESALNVIETFAMFRLLAWENPTVDIIPLFESVDDLQKAHEIMAQLYQNAAYRNHLKERKDKQTVMLGFSDGTKDGGYLMANWSIFKAKEMITKISREYGIKVIFFDGRGGPPARGGGKTHKFYASLGSTIENQAIQVTVQGQTISSNFGTLDSCRYNLENLLSAGVANQIFNKDENNLTEPEKAIIDTLANLGYEKYIDFKNHPKFIPYLEQMSTLKYYSKANIGSRPSKRNTDDKLNFADLRAIPFVSSWSQMKQNVPGFFGVGTALKHFEDADRWQEVQHLYNNSLFFRTLLENTMMSLAKSNFALTAYMKNDPEFGAFWQIIFDEFLETKRLLLKIAGHTELMQNYPDGKASIAMREQIVLPLLTIQQYASSQINELKKQPTFSEKLVNTYEKLVTRSLFGNTNASRNSA
- a CDS encoding DinB family protein encodes the protein MKKSQLNTDEYAAYYGTYIDNVTEEYNLVEELEISVHRLVKFVQNIPMDKFDYRYAEGKWTIKDILLHLIDAERIFAYRALRFARNDETALASFDENTYVDEAHANSRSIQDLLSEMLVVRQSTLALFKSFSEEQLLRRGIASNNLMSVRALGFTIIGHQNHHQRVFEERYL
- a CDS encoding DNA primase, whose protein sequence is MRRIIVDYAKLTGDILNLLVEKFPEGYDDTDIIRFRNAQNELIEAVEVRTEDTIYLVKVSTKLASRMEKFDEEDDLDSVIEPIEPIKGLDDDEDAITADEDDEEVDLLKDGGGSDDADDDDDDDDYEDSDNNLDDEDDEE
- a CDS encoding deoxyhypusine synthase family protein, with translation MSKGPISQFIEKNYLHFNAAALVDAAKGYEEHLLDNGKMMITLAGAMSTAELGKSLAEMIRQDKVHIISCTGANLEEDIMNLVAHNSYKRVPNYRDLSPQEEWDLLENHYNRVTDTCIPEEEAFRRLQSHLYDIWNNADSKGERYFPHEFMYQMINSGVLKQYYEIDPKDSWMVAAAEKNLPIVVPGWEDSTMGNIFASYCIKGTFKPTTMKSGIEYMMWLADWYPKNSSGRGVGFFQIGGGIAGDFPICVVPMLYQDMEMHDIPFWSYFCQISDSTTSYGSYSGAVPNEKITWGKLDIHTPKFIIESDATIVAPLIFAYLLDL